From Aerosticca soli, a single genomic window includes:
- a CDS encoding CPBP family intramembrane glutamic endopeptidase has product MLFDTLVTMGGLQLNAVLGLSYNWLGKGACSIAAVLFVTFGPLQRAEVGFCMPIRWRGAYLWVLLGLMVFAVMFAPDLQVGAESFGYQLTMPGIAEELTYRGILLALLLRIYGNDARAMWLAALVTSVAFACIHDLDFHGKRIICPPGPFAFHFAMGMFFAWIRLSTGSLLMPILAHNLYNTAAEMGGLWRLAAGQVAARAASARAVWAVSARPITPVPRGWPSNDRPSARVEVTDYGITGGT; this is encoded by the coding sequence ATGCTGTTCGACACGCTCGTCACCATGGGCGGTTTGCAGCTCAATGCGGTGCTGGGTCTTTCCTACAACTGGCTTGGCAAGGGAGCGTGTTCTATCGCGGCGGTTCTATTCGTGACATTCGGCCCCCTGCAACGGGCAGAGGTCGGTTTTTGCATGCCGATTCGTTGGCGGGGCGCGTACTTGTGGGTACTGCTGGGACTGATGGTCTTCGCAGTGATGTTCGCGCCCGATTTGCAGGTCGGAGCGGAATCCTTCGGGTACCAATTGACCATGCCCGGGATTGCCGAGGAACTGACCTATCGAGGCATCCTGCTGGCGCTTCTGTTGCGCATATATGGAAATGACGCCCGGGCCATGTGGCTGGCGGCGTTGGTCACCAGTGTCGCCTTTGCCTGCATCCATGATCTGGATTTCCACGGTAAGCGGATCATTTGTCCGCCGGGACCGTTCGCATTCCATTTCGCGATGGGGATGTTTTTCGCCTGGATACGCTTGAGCACGGGCAGCCTGCTGATGCCGATCCTGGCCCATAATCTGTACAACACGGCTGCTGAAATGGGTGGCTTGTGGCGTCTTGCTGCCGGTCAAGTCGCAGCACGGGCGGCCAGCGCAAGAGCAGTGTGGGCAGTGTCCGCTCGACCCATCACACCCGTGCCTCGCGGATGGCCAAGCAATGATCGACCCAGCGCTCGGGTAGAAGTCACCGACTACGGCATCACCGGCGGCACGTAG
- a CDS encoding nucleotidyl transferase AbiEii/AbiGii toxin family protein: MNQTYLDTARLLTQVAPLVFVDDTFALKGGTAINLFVRDMPRLSVDLDLVFPDHTLPRDEALTRINEAVRQAAERLMKQGFQTHAPAAAAGETKLLVRRGPIQVKVEVNFVMRGTVQPVRRASLTPTARDTLLADLEIPLVSLEDVYGGKLVAALDRQHPRDLFDVMQLFAHEGITPGIRRAFVVYLSSSNRPIHEVLFTPLRDIRHDYEHNFQGMTAEPVPLDALLTARERMVRELQQGLDDNERRFLLSLAAGTPEWSLLGIAHLEQLPGVRWKLHNLAQLQKTDARRFAEQADLLAARLAALS; encoded by the coding sequence ATGAACCAGACCTATCTCGATACCGCGCGCCTGCTGACGCAGGTGGCGCCGCTGGTGTTCGTGGACGACACGTTCGCATTGAAGGGCGGCACTGCGATCAATCTGTTCGTGCGCGACATGCCGCGCTTGTCGGTCGATCTTGATTTGGTCTTTCCCGATCACACGCTGCCGCGTGATGAGGCGCTGACGCGCATCAACGAGGCTGTCAGGCAAGCCGCCGAACGGTTGATGAAGCAGGGGTTCCAGACGCACGCGCCGGCGGCCGCGGCAGGGGAGACGAAGCTGCTGGTGCGTCGTGGCCCGATCCAGGTCAAGGTCGAAGTCAACTTCGTCATGCGCGGCACGGTGCAGCCGGTGCGTCGCGCTTCGCTCACGCCAACCGCCCGCGACACCTTGCTGGCCGATCTGGAGATTCCGCTGGTGTCGCTGGAGGACGTGTACGGTGGCAAGCTGGTCGCAGCGTTGGATCGGCAGCACCCGCGCGACCTGTTCGATGTGATGCAGCTCTTTGCACACGAAGGCATCACGCCCGGCATCCGGCGTGCGTTCGTGGTCTATCTGTCCAGCAGCAACCGACCGATCCATGAAGTGCTGTTCACGCCGCTGCGAGACATTCGGCATGACTACGAGCACAACTTCCAAGGCATGACGGCCGAGCCCGTCCCACTCGATGCGCTGCTCACTGCGCGAGAACGCATGGTGCGCGAACTCCAGCAGGGCTTGGACGACAACGAGCGACGCTTCCTGCTGTCGCTGGCCGCTGGCACGCCGGAGTGGTCGCTGCTGGGCATCGCGCACCTCGAACAACTGCCGGGCGTTCGCTGGAAGCTGCACAACCTGGCGCAGTTGCAGAAGACCGATGCGAGGAGGTTCGCCGAGCAGGCCGACTTGCTCGCTGCGCGGCTGGCTGCGCTATCCTAG
- a CDS encoding type IV toxin-antitoxin system AbiEi family antitoxin, which produces MATTTSSKLNALYTRLAPGTPLTSEDLAALGISADLTVHYVRAGWLTRLARGVYVRPNDTLALHPSLLLLQRRFEGLHVGGKSALDWYGVRQYVSQQPVLHLYGWTAARLPEWFIERFPAEYHRKRLFDEQPTALLHVGPFEKRSGAPQVSAPERALLELLSEVGVRQPLQEARELVESAYSLRADVLRELLQHCTNIKTVRLCLQFGREASLPWAAKLDPAMLPTGSDRPWVSRSADGLLVLKP; this is translated from the coding sequence ATGGCTACGACTACTTCAAGCAAGTTAAATGCCCTCTACACCCGGCTGGCACCGGGGACGCCACTGACCTCGGAAGACTTGGCGGCGCTGGGCATCTCTGCCGACCTGACCGTCCATTACGTCCGGGCAGGCTGGCTCACGCGCCTGGCCCGCGGGGTGTACGTCCGCCCGAACGACACCCTGGCCCTCCATCCCAGCCTGCTGCTGTTGCAGCGTCGGTTCGAGGGGCTGCACGTCGGCGGCAAGTCGGCGCTGGACTGGTATGGCGTGCGCCAGTACGTGTCGCAGCAACCTGTGCTGCATTTGTATGGCTGGACGGCGGCCCGTCTGCCGGAGTGGTTCATCGAACGCTTCCCGGCCGAGTACCACCGCAAGCGCCTGTTCGACGAGCAGCCGACCGCCTTGCTGCACGTCGGACCATTCGAGAAGCGCAGCGGGGCGCCGCAGGTTTCGGCGCCGGAGCGCGCCTTGCTGGAACTGTTGAGCGAAGTCGGGGTGCGCCAGCCCTTGCAGGAAGCCCGCGAACTCGTCGAAAGCGCGTACAGCTTGCGCGCCGATGTGCTGCGCGAGCTGTTGCAGCACTGCACGAACATCAAGACCGTTCGGTTATGCCTGCAATTTGGTCGCGAGGCGTCGTTGCCTTGGGCGGCGAAGCTCGATCCGGCAATGCTGCCGACGGGCAGTGATCGGCCTTGGGTGTCCCGATCGGCCGATGGCTTGCTGGTGCTCAAGCCATGA
- the guaA gene encoding glutamine-hydrolyzing GMP synthase produces MADIHSDKILILDFGAQYTQLIARRVREIGVYCEIWAWDHDPAAIAAFRPKGIILSGGPESTTRADAPRAPEEVFNLGVPVLGICYGMQTMAVQLGGATAAGEAGEYGHAEVEVMVPDALLGGLSDHAGAARLDVWMSHGDHVAAPPPGFTVTGRTDRVPIASMADESRRWYGVQFHPEVTHTLQGRELLRRFVVDICGCATRWTPANIIDDQIARIRATVGTDHVLLGLSGGVDSSVVAALLHRAIGDQLTCVFVDTGLLRWKEGDQVMATMAEHMGVKVIRVDAADRFFAALAGINDPEAKRKTIGRLFVEIFDEEAAKVTAAGHGQVKWLAQGTIYPDVIESAGSRTGKAHVIKSHHNVGGLPERMQLKLIEPLRELFKDEVRRIGVELGLPRAMVYRHPFPGPGLGVRILGEVKREYAELLARADAIFVEELRKADLYDAVSQAFAVFLPVKSVGVVGDARAYEWVIALRAVETVDFMTAHWAHLPYDFLGKVSNRIINEVGNISRVVYDISGKPPATIEWE; encoded by the coding sequence ATGGCCGACATCCACAGCGACAAGATCCTCATCCTCGATTTCGGCGCGCAGTACACCCAGCTGATCGCCCGTCGCGTGCGCGAGATCGGCGTCTATTGCGAGATCTGGGCCTGGGATCACGACCCGGCCGCGATCGCCGCATTCCGCCCCAAGGGCATCATCCTTTCCGGCGGCCCGGAATCGACCACCCGTGCGGACGCGCCGCGCGCGCCGGAAGAGGTCTTCAACCTGGGCGTGCCGGTGCTCGGCATCTGCTACGGCATGCAGACCATGGCCGTGCAGCTCGGCGGCGCCACCGCGGCCGGGGAAGCGGGGGAATACGGGCATGCCGAGGTCGAGGTGATGGTGCCCGATGCGCTGCTCGGCGGTCTGAGCGACCATGCCGGCGCCGCGCGGCTCGACGTGTGGATGAGCCACGGCGACCACGTCGCCGCGCCGCCGCCGGGGTTCACCGTCACTGGCCGCACCGATCGCGTGCCGATCGCCAGCATGGCCGACGAAAGCCGCCGCTGGTACGGCGTGCAGTTCCATCCCGAGGTCACCCACACCTTGCAGGGCCGCGAACTGCTGCGGCGCTTCGTGGTGGACATCTGCGGCTGCGCCACGCGCTGGACTCCCGCCAACATCATCGACGACCAGATCGCGCGCATCCGCGCGACGGTCGGCACCGACCATGTGCTGCTCGGGCTTTCCGGCGGCGTGGATTCCTCCGTCGTCGCCGCGTTGCTGCACCGGGCGATCGGCGACCAGCTCACCTGCGTGTTCGTCGACACCGGTCTCCTGCGCTGGAAGGAAGGCGACCAGGTGATGGCGACCATGGCCGAGCACATGGGCGTGAAGGTGATCCGCGTCGATGCCGCCGACCGTTTCTTCGCCGCCCTGGCCGGCATCAATGATCCGGAAGCCAAGCGCAAGACCATCGGCCGCCTGTTCGTGGAGATCTTCGACGAGGAGGCCGCCAAGGTCACCGCCGCCGGCCACGGCCAGGTCAAGTGGCTGGCGCAGGGGACGATCTACCCGGACGTGATCGAGTCGGCCGGCAGCCGGACCGGCAAGGCGCACGTCATCAAGAGCCACCACAACGTCGGCGGCCTGCCCGAACGCATGCAGCTCAAGCTGATCGAGCCGCTGCGCGAGCTGTTCAAGGACGAGGTGCGCCGCATCGGCGTCGAGCTCGGCTTGCCGCGCGCCATGGTCTATCGGCATCCGTTCCCCGGTCCCGGCCTGGGTGTGCGCATCCTCGGCGAAGTGAAACGCGAGTACGCCGAGCTGCTGGCCCGCGCCGACGCCATCTTCGTCGAGGAGTTGCGCAAGGCCGATCTCTACGACGCCGTGAGTCAGGCCTTCGCCGTGTTCCTGCCGGTGAAATCCGTCGGCGTGGTCGGCGATGCGCGCGCCTACGAATGGGTGATCGCGTTGCGCGCGGTGGAAACGGTCGATTTCATGACCGCCCACTGGGCGCATTTGCCGTACGACTTCCTGGGCAAGGTATCCAACCGCATCATCAATGAAGTGGGCAACATCTCGCGCGTCGTCTACGACATCAGCGGCAAGCCGCCGGCGACGATCGAGTGGGAGTGA
- the guaB gene encoding IMP dehydrogenase: protein MRILAEALTYDDVYLVPAHSQVLPRDVDTSTRLTRTLRLNIPIVSAAMDTVTEARLAITMAQQGGIGIIHKNLTVEQQAAQVRQVKKFEAGVIRNPITVGPQTSIGEVLRLTRANNISGVPVVEDGKLVGIVTSRDLRFERKHGDPVRNIMTRQDKLVTVKEGASQDEVLQLLHRHRIEKVLVVNGDFELRGLITVKDIQKARDNPNAAKDSHERLLVGAAVGVGGDTEQRVAALVEAGVDVLVVDTAHGHSQGVIDRVAWVKKHFPQVQVIAGNIVTGDAALALRDAGADAVKVGVGPGSICTTRVVAGVGVPQITAIDLVASALKDDIPLIADGGIRYSGDIPKALAAGASSVMLGSMFAGTEESPGEVELFQGRSYKSYRGMGSLGAMAQGSKDRYFQEETDADKLVPEGIEGRVPYRGPLRNIIHQLIGGLRASMGYLGAATIEDVRHKAQFVRVTGAGVTEAHPHDIQIIKEAPNYRLNA, encoded by the coding sequence ATGCGCATCCTCGCCGAGGCCCTGACCTACGACGACGTCTATCTCGTCCCGGCCCATTCCCAAGTGCTGCCGCGCGACGTCGATACCTCCACCCGGCTCACCCGCACCCTGCGCCTCAACATCCCGATCGTGTCCGCGGCGATGGACACGGTGACCGAGGCGCGGCTGGCCATCACCATGGCCCAGCAGGGCGGCATCGGCATCATCCACAAGAACCTCACGGTGGAGCAGCAGGCCGCCCAGGTGCGCCAGGTCAAGAAGTTCGAGGCCGGCGTGATCCGCAACCCGATCACGGTCGGCCCGCAAACCTCGATCGGCGAAGTGCTGCGGCTGACCCGCGCCAACAACATCTCCGGCGTGCCGGTGGTGGAGGATGGCAAGCTGGTCGGCATCGTCACCAGCCGCGACCTGCGTTTCGAGCGCAAGCACGGCGACCCGGTGCGCAACATCATGACCCGCCAGGACAAGCTGGTCACGGTGAAGGAGGGTGCCAGCCAGGACGAAGTGCTCCAGCTCCTGCACCGCCACCGCATCGAGAAGGTGCTGGTGGTCAACGGCGACTTCGAGCTGCGCGGGCTCATCACCGTCAAGGACATCCAGAAGGCGCGCGACAACCCGAACGCCGCCAAGGACAGTCACGAACGGCTGCTGGTCGGCGCCGCCGTGGGCGTGGGCGGTGACACCGAGCAACGGGTGGCCGCGTTGGTCGAGGCCGGCGTCGACGTGCTGGTGGTGGACACCGCGCATGGCCACTCGCAGGGCGTGATCGACCGCGTGGCCTGGGTGAAGAAACACTTCCCGCAGGTGCAGGTGATCGCCGGCAACATCGTCACCGGCGATGCCGCGCTCGCCCTGCGCGATGCCGGCGCCGACGCGGTCAAGGTCGGCGTGGGTCCCGGCTCCATCTGCACCACGCGCGTGGTCGCCGGCGTCGGCGTGCCGCAGATCACCGCCATCGACCTCGTCGCCAGCGCGCTCAAGGACGACATCCCGCTGATCGCCGACGGCGGCATCCGCTATTCGGGCGATATTCCCAAGGCGCTGGCGGCCGGCGCCTCCAGTGTGATGCTGGGCTCGATGTTCGCCGGCACCGAGGAATCGCCCGGCGAGGTCGAGCTGTTCCAGGGGCGCTCGTACAAGAGCTATCGCGGCATGGGCTCGCTCGGCGCGATGGCGCAGGGCTCCAAGGACCGCTATTTCCAGGAAGAAACCGACGCCGACAAGCTGGTGCCCGAGGGCATCGAGGGTCGCGTGCCGTATCGCGGTCCGCTGCGCAACATCATCCACCAGCTGATCGGCGGCCTGCGCGCCTCGATGGGGTATCTCGGCGCGGCCACCATCGAGGACGTGCGCCACAAGGCACAGTTCGTCAGGGTGACCGGCGCCGGCGTCACCGAGGCGCATCCGCACGACATCCAGATCATCAAGGAAGCGCCCAATTACCGGCTGAACGCTTAA
- the folD gene encoding bifunctional methylenetetrahydrofolate dehydrogenase/methenyltetrahydrofolate cyclohydrolase FolD: MGARILDGKRIAQELLERIARRVAERKAQGLPEPGLAVVLVGDDPASAVYVRNKRRACQQVGFRSFAYDLPAHTTQDELFALIDRLNADPAVHGILVQSPLPAHIDEDALVDRIDPAKDVDGFHAVNVGRLVLRRFGLRPCTPKGVMTLLGHTDRPVRGQHAVVVGASNHVGRPLVLELLIAGCTVTCCHRFTRELEDFVRQADILTVAVGRPGLVRGTWIKPGAVVIDVGINRLDDGRLVGDVEFAPAAERASWITPVPGGVGPMTVATLMENTLEAAQARPSG; this comes from the coding sequence ATGGGCGCACGCATCCTCGACGGCAAACGCATCGCGCAGGAACTGCTCGAGCGCATCGCCCGCCGCGTCGCCGAGCGTAAGGCGCAGGGGTTGCCAGAACCCGGGCTGGCGGTGGTGCTGGTCGGCGACGACCCGGCTTCCGCCGTCTACGTGCGCAACAAGCGCCGCGCCTGCCAGCAGGTCGGCTTTCGCTCTTTCGCTTACGATCTGCCCGCGCACACCACGCAGGACGAACTCTTCGCCCTGATCGACCGGCTCAATGCCGACCCCGCCGTGCACGGCATCCTGGTGCAGTCGCCGCTGCCCGCGCACATCGACGAGGACGCGCTGGTCGACCGCATCGATCCGGCCAAGGACGTGGACGGCTTCCATGCGGTCAACGTCGGCCGGCTGGTGCTGCGCCGGTTCGGTTTGCGGCCGTGCACGCCCAAGGGCGTGATGACCCTGCTCGGACATACCGACCGGCCCGTGCGCGGCCAGCATGCGGTCGTGGTCGGGGCTTCCAACCACGTCGGCCGTCCGCTGGTGCTGGAGCTCCTGATCGCCGGTTGCACGGTGACCTGCTGCCACCGCTTCACCCGGGAGCTTGAGGACTTCGTGCGTCAGGCGGACATCCTGACCGTGGCGGTCGGCCGGCCGGGCCTGGTCAGGGGCACATGGATCAAGCCCGGCGCGGTGGTGATCGACGTCGGCATCAACCGCCTCGACGACGGCCGCCTGGTCGGCGACGTCGAGTTCGCACCCGCGGCCGAGCGCGCCAGCTGGATCACCCCGGTGCCCGGCGGGGTGGGGCCGATGACCGTCGCCACGCTGATGGAAAACACCCTGGAAGCGGCGCAGGCGCGCCCGTCCGGCTGA
- a CDS encoding GNAT family N-acetyltransferase, giving the protein MTALLPPMLHDRELCLRPWRRDDAPALVDLLHASMDSIGRWMSWCTPSYALTDALRWLAEVDQGWASGEGECALAITTGAGPPLGCIGVNQFRREHLTANIGYWIGEPHQGHGLAARAVRLLAPFAFAHLGLRRLEIMVAEHNLPSRRTAEKAAARFEGIARRRLVIGGNSVDAAMYALVAEDFASSKPAP; this is encoded by the coding sequence ATGACCGCGCTCTTGCCACCCATGCTGCACGACCGCGAGCTGTGCCTGCGCCCATGGCGCCGGGATGACGCCCCGGCGCTGGTGGACCTCCTGCATGCCTCCATGGACAGCATCGGCCGCTGGATGAGCTGGTGCACGCCCAGCTATGCGCTCACCGATGCGCTGCGCTGGCTGGCTGAGGTCGACCAAGGCTGGGCAAGCGGCGAGGGCGAATGCGCGCTGGCCATCACGACCGGCGCGGGGCCGCCGCTTGGCTGCATCGGCGTCAACCAGTTCCGGCGCGAGCACCTGACCGCCAACATCGGCTACTGGATCGGCGAGCCCCATCAGGGGCACGGACTCGCCGCGCGGGCGGTGCGGCTGCTGGCGCCCTTCGCCTTCGCCCATCTGGGCCTGCGCCGCCTGGAGATCATGGTGGCCGAACACAACCTGCCCAGCCGGCGGACCGCCGAAAAGGCCGCGGCACGCTTCGAGGGTATCGCCCGCAGACGTCTGGTGATCGGCGGCAACTCGGTGGATGCGGCCATGTATGCGCTGGTGGCGGAGGACTTCGCCAGCAGCAAGCCGGCACCCTAG
- the moeB gene encoding molybdopterin-synthase adenylyltransferase MoeB translates to MSSPDRDTWLSELRARIRQLPPAEALARQAQGALLIDVREEDERRAGMPAGALGLSRGFLELRIEQAEPDRRRPLLVLCGSGQRSLLAAEALQRLGYADVASVAGGFERWKAEGLPVTQATLDADAAERYARQLRLPQVGEAGQAKLGAAKVVLLGAGGLGAPAALYLAAAGVGRLTLIDDDRVERSNLHRQVIHADARVGMAKTESARMTLAALNPRVRVETRTERLRADNVERLLEGHDVLIDGADNFPARYLLAAASLRLKLPMVYGAVERFGGQVSVFDPRRADSPCYRCLFPEPPSAADAPNCSEAGVLGVLPGIVGLLQATEALKLLLGIGEPLVGRLLAFDALAMRFRETRLPRDPACPGCGAGAVFRGYEDIAAFCAAAG, encoded by the coding sequence ATGAGCTCACCCGATCGCGACACTTGGCTTTCCGAACTGCGCGCCCGCATCCGGCAACTGCCGCCGGCCGAGGCGCTGGCGCGGCAGGCGCAGGGCGCGCTGCTGATCGACGTGCGCGAGGAAGACGAGCGCCGCGCCGGCATGCCGGCCGGTGCGCTCGGCCTCTCGCGCGGGTTCCTCGAATTGCGCATCGAGCAGGCCGAACCGGACCGGCGTCGGCCGCTCCTCGTGCTGTGCGGCAGCGGCCAGCGTTCGCTGCTCGCCGCCGAGGCCCTGCAGCGACTGGGGTATGCGGACGTCGCCTCGGTGGCCGGCGGCTTCGAGCGCTGGAAGGCCGAAGGCCTGCCGGTGACGCAGGCGACGCTCGATGCCGATGCGGCCGAGCGTTATGCGCGCCAGCTGCGGCTGCCGCAGGTCGGCGAAGCGGGGCAGGCGAAACTCGGCGCGGCCAAAGTCGTGTTGCTCGGCGCCGGCGGTCTCGGCGCGCCGGCGGCCCTGTATCTGGCCGCAGCCGGTGTCGGCCGGCTCACCCTGATCGACGACGACCGCGTCGAGCGCTCCAACCTGCACCGGCAGGTGATCCATGCCGACGCGCGCGTGGGCATGGCCAAGACCGAGTCGGCGCGCATGACGCTGGCCGCGCTCAATCCGCGCGTGCGCGTGGAGACGCGCACCGAGCGCTTGCGCGCGGACAACGTGGAGCGCCTGCTCGAAGGTCACGACGTGCTGATCGACGGCGCCGACAATTTCCCCGCCCGCTACCTGCTCGCCGCCGCCTCGCTTAGGCTCAAGCTACCGATGGTCTACGGCGCGGTGGAGCGCTTTGGCGGGCAGGTCAGCGTGTTCGATCCGCGTCGCGCCGATTCGCCCTGCTACCGCTGTCTGTTCCCCGAGCCGCCGTCGGCCGCCGATGCGCCCAATTGCAGCGAGGCGGGCGTGCTCGGCGTGCTGCCGGGCATCGTCGGTCTGCTGCAGGCGACCGAGGCGTTGAAGCTGCTGCTCGGCATCGGCGAGCCGCTGGTCGGCCGGCTGCTCGCCTTCGATGCCCTGGCGATGCGCTTTCGCGAGACGCGCCTGCCGCGTGACCCGGCCTGTCCCGGCTGTGGCGCGGGGGCGGTCTTCCGCGGCTACGAGGACATCGCCGCCTTTTGCGCGGCGGCAGGCTAG
- the der gene encoding ribosome biogenesis GTPase Der: MLPVVALVGRPNVGKSTLFNALTHSRDALVADLPGVTRDRHYGICRLGGRPFVVVDTGGLSGVEEGLDALTARQVRRAIAEAQVLVFVVDAREGLLPQDRAILDELRRSGKPIVLAVNKTDGLDVHEALGEFARFGIAATLPLSAAHRRGVDELIEALLPWLPEDAGETDALAAEDAEAIRVAIVGRPNAGKSTLINRLLGEERLIVSEVAGTTRDPIRVPLERDGHRFVLIDTAGVRRRARIDEDVEKFSVIKTLQSMAAAQVVVLLVDARENLADQDLTLIGQAVEAGRALVIAVNKWDGLDTYQREQCRLALERRLAFVDWAKVVFISALHGSGLRELMRAIVRAHAAATRVLATADLTRTLEKAYADYQPPLVRGHAPKLRFAHPGGNNPPTIVIHGSRTRHIAPAYRRYLENVFRQRYKLEGTPVRIEFRESENPYAGKKNVLTEGQLRKRQRMIREIKRRKR; this comes from the coding sequence ATGCTGCCCGTCGTCGCCCTGGTCGGCCGTCCCAACGTCGGCAAATCCACCCTCTTCAATGCCCTGACGCACAGTCGCGACGCGCTCGTCGCCGATCTGCCGGGCGTCACCCGCGATCGCCATTACGGCATCTGCCGGCTCGGCGGGCGGCCGTTCGTGGTGGTCGACACCGGCGGCCTGTCCGGAGTGGAAGAGGGGCTCGACGCGCTCACGGCCCGCCAGGTGCGCCGGGCGATCGCCGAGGCGCAGGTGCTGGTGTTCGTGGTCGACGCGCGCGAGGGCCTGCTGCCGCAGGATCGCGCCATCCTCGACGAGCTGCGCCGCAGCGGCAAGCCGATCGTGCTCGCGGTCAACAAGACCGACGGCCTCGACGTGCACGAGGCGCTCGGCGAATTCGCCCGCTTCGGCATCGCCGCCACGTTGCCGCTCTCGGCGGCGCACCGGCGCGGCGTGGACGAGCTGATCGAGGCCCTGCTGCCGTGGTTGCCCGAGGATGCGGGCGAAACCGATGCCTTGGCCGCCGAGGACGCCGAGGCCATCCGGGTCGCCATCGTCGGCCGGCCCAATGCCGGCAAGTCCACCCTGATCAACCGCCTGCTCGGCGAGGAGCGTCTGATCGTCTCCGAAGTCGCCGGCACCACGCGCGATCCGATCCGCGTGCCGCTGGAGCGCGACGGTCATCGCTTCGTGCTGATCGACACCGCCGGCGTGCGGCGCCGGGCGCGCATCGACGAGGACGTGGAGAAGTTCAGCGTCATCAAGACGCTGCAGTCGATGGCGGCGGCGCAGGTGGTGGTGCTCTTGGTCGACGCCCGCGAGAACCTCGCCGATCAGGATCTCACCCTGATCGGGCAGGCGGTGGAAGCCGGCCGCGCGCTGGTCATCGCGGTCAACAAGTGGGATGGACTCGATACCTACCAGCGCGAGCAGTGCCGGCTGGCGCTGGAGCGACGACTGGCTTTCGTCGACTGGGCCAAGGTGGTGTTCATCTCCGCGCTGCATGGTTCCGGGCTGCGCGAACTGATGCGGGCAATCGTCCGCGCGCATGCCGCGGCGACGCGGGTGCTGGCCACGGCCGATCTCACCCGCACGCTCGAAAAGGCCTATGCGGACTACCAGCCGCCGCTGGTGCGCGGACATGCGCCCAAGCTGCGCTTCGCCCATCCGGGCGGCAACAACCCGCCGACCATCGTCATCCACGGCAGCCGCACGCGGCACATCGCGCCGGCCTACCGGCGGTATCTGGAAAACGTCTTCCGTCAGCGCTACAAACTCGAAGGTACGCCGGTCCGCATCGAGTTCCGCGAGAGCGAGAACCCGTATGCAGGGAAGAAAAACGTGCTCACCGAGGGACAGCTGCGCAAGCGCCAGCGCATGATCCGCGAGATCAAGCGCCGCAAGCGCTGA
- the bamB gene encoding outer membrane protein assembly factor BamB: MNVSLSKRALLVASLALLALAGCHSFKKENVQPPTPLAKDFKPSLEVSRVWSSSVGKGAGETGLRLRPYVADGVLYAASNDGVLAAFDANDGKTLWSKKTRTHGWFGWGDKGRKDGFYAGGPFVAGDLLVIGTLDGHVYAVNAKDGSPRWEAALPSEVLATPAIADRLVLVRTGDGRVYGLDADTGERRWVYDQSTVPLLSLRGNGPLLVANGVVFFGSDAGRLVALRLDNGEKLWEQRLASGEGRTDIERLDDADGAILLDGSTLYGAAYHGNLVAVDGPSGRPLWSRPFSTFTSLALGGQAVYGVNDESQVWAFDKSGGSDLWKNPALKYRWLSGPAVQGSYVVVGDLEGYVHWLKADDGALAARERLSKKPIRAQPLVVGDMVYVEDIAGHVGAYRLGAH; this comes from the coding sequence ATGAACGTGAGCTTGAGCAAACGCGCGCTGCTGGTCGCGTCCCTGGCCCTGCTGGCGCTCGCCGGCTGCCATTCCTTCAAGAAGGAGAACGTCCAGCCGCCGACGCCGCTGGCCAAGGATTTCAAGCCCAGCCTCGAGGTGAGCCGCGTGTGGTCTTCGAGCGTCGGCAAGGGCGCTGGCGAGACCGGCCTCAGGCTGCGTCCTTACGTCGCCGATGGCGTGCTCTATGCGGCCAGCAACGATGGTGTCCTCGCGGCCTTCGATGCCAACGACGGCAAGACGCTGTGGTCGAAAAAAACGCGCACGCACGGCTGGTTCGGCTGGGGTGACAAGGGACGCAAGGATGGCTTCTATGCCGGCGGTCCGTTCGTCGCCGGGGATCTCCTGGTGATCGGCACGCTGGATGGCCACGTCTACGCCGTCAACGCGAAGGACGGCAGCCCGCGCTGGGAGGCCGCATTGCCTTCCGAGGTGCTCGCCACGCCGGCGATCGCCGACAGGCTCGTACTGGTGCGTACCGGCGACGGCCGGGTCTACGGCCTGGACGCCGATACCGGCGAGCGCCGCTGGGTCTACGACCAGAGCACCGTGCCGCTGCTCAGCCTGCGCGGGAATGGCCCGCTGCTCGTCGCCAACGGTGTGGTGTTCTTCGGCAGCGATGCCGGCCGTCTGGTCGCCCTGCGCCTGGACAACGGCGAGAAACTCTGGGAGCAGCGTCTGGCCAGCGGCGAGGGCCGCACCGACATCGAGCGCCTGGACGATGCCGATGGCGCCATCCTGCTCGACGGCTCCACGCTGTACGGCGCGGCCTACCACGGCAATCTGGTGGCGGTCGACGGGCCCAGCGGCCGTCCGCTGTGGTCGCGACCGTTTTCCACCTTCACCTCATTGGCACTGGGTGGCCAGGCGGTGTATGGCGTCAACGACGAATCGCAGGTGTGGGCCTTCGACAAGAGCGGCGGCTCCGACCTGTGGAAGAACCCGGCCCTCAAGTACCGCTGGCTGAGCGGGCCGGCGGTGCAAGGCAGCTACGTCGTGGTCGGTGATCTCGAAGGTTACGTGCACTGGCTCAAGGCCGACGACGGTGCGCTCGCCGCGCGCGAGCGCCTGTCGAAGAAGCCGATCCGGGCGCAGCCGCTGGTGGTGGGCGACATGGTCTACGTCGAGGACATCGCAGGTCACGTCGGCGCCTACCGACTCGGCGCGCATTGA